Proteins found in one Coffea eugenioides isolate CCC68of chromosome 5, Ceug_1.0, whole genome shotgun sequence genomic segment:
- the LOC113770593 gene encoding cytochrome P450 CYP72A219-like: MEEAHSFMIALVSSCCVVLSVLAWRVLNWAWFQPKKLQKHLKQQGFKGNPYKLIYGDLKQISSLFQEANSKPISLSDGIVPRIAPHFLEAVNKYGKNTYLWSGPRPMILIMDPELIRKVTQKMDIFQKVKFHPQASLLVAGILGYEGEKWVKQRKLLNQAFHMEKLKLMVPAFYKSASEMLSKWEEMISVKGSFEVDVWPTIQTMTSDAISRTAFGSRYEEGRKIFELQREQAGHLVLATRSIYIPGSRFLPTKRNRRMKQIAKEVEGSIREIINARLKALRAGEAIDTDMLGLLLATSQETGGESGMTTGEIIEECKLFYVAGQETTAVLLVWTMILLSMHPDWQERAREEVLQHFGTNMPNFDGLNQLKIVTMILHEVLRLYPPISNIGRTVAEETKIGNLTIPAGQRLALPVILLHHDPEIWGEDVKEFKPERFADGVSSATKGQIVYFPFGWGPRICIGANFAILEGKLALAMILQRFSFELSPSYSHAPHQGIALQPQFGAPLMLHKL, from the exons ATGGAAGAAGCCCACAGCTTCATGATTGCACTTGTTTCTTCTTGTTGTGTTGTTCTCTCAGTATTGGCATGGAGAGTGTTGAACTGGGCATGGTTTCAGCCCAAAAAGCTCCAGAAGCATCTCAAACAACAAGGTTTTAAGGGGAACCCTTACAAACTGATCTATGGAGACTTAAAACAGATATCATCCTTGTTCCAAGAAGCCAACTCAAAGCCTATCAGTCTCTCTGACGGCATTGTACCAAGAATTGCACCTCATTTCCTAGAAGCTGTTAATAAATATG GTAAGAATACCTATTTGTGGTCTGGGCCAAGACCAATGATACTGATCATGGATCCTGAACTCATAAGGAAAGTTACCCAAAAGATGGATATTTTTCAAAAGGTTAAATTCCATCCACAAGCCAGCTTGCTGGTCGCAGGGATACTGGGCTATGAGGGGGAGAAATGGGTAAAGCAAAGGAAACTCCTCAATCAAGCTTTCCACATGGAGAAGTTGAAG CTTATGGTACCAGCATTCTACAAAAGTGCAAGTGAGATGTTGAGCAAATGGGAGGAGATGATTTCAGTGAAAGGGTCATTTGAGGTTGATGTTTGGCCCACTATTCAGACTATGACTAGCGATGCAATTTCACGAACAGCATTTGGCAGCAGATATGAGGAAGGAAGAAAGATATTCGAGTTACAGAGAGAACAAGCTGGACATCTGGTCTTGGCTACAAGGTCCATATACATTCCTGGGTCGAG GTTCTTGCCAACTAAAAGGAACAGAAGAATGAAACAAATTGCAAAAGAAGTTGAAGGTTCAATCAGGGAAATTATCAATGCAAGACTAAAGGCACTGAGAGCAGGAGAAGCCATTGATACTGACATGTTAGGTTTATTACTTGCCACTTCTCAAGAAACTGGCGGGGAATCTGGCATGACTACAGGAGAAATCATTGAAGAGTGCAAGCTGTTCTATGTTGCTGGGCAGGAGACCACTGCTGTGCTGCTTGTTTGGACAATGATCTTACTGAGCATGCATCCTGACTGGCAAGAACGTGCAAGAGAAGAGGTTTTGCAACATTTCGGGACTAACATGCCAAACTTTGATGGactaaatcagctaaagatt GTTACAATGATCTTACATGAGGTTTTAAGGCTATACCCACCAATTTCTAATATAGGTCGAACAGTTGCAGAAGAAACTAAAATAGGAAATCTAACTATCCCTGCTGGACAGCGACTGGCACTACCAGTGATATTATTGCATCATGACCCTGAAATATGGGGCGAGGATGTCAAGGAATTTAAGCCAGAGAGGTTTGCTGATGGAGTCTCAAGTGCAACAAAGGGCCAAATTGTATACTTCCCATTTGGCTGGGGACCTCGTATCTGCATTGGCGCAAACTTTGCTAtcttggaaggaaaattggcaCTAGCTATGATTCTGCAGCGCTTCTCGTTTGAACTTTCGCCATCTTATTCTCATGCCCCTCACCAAGGCATAGCACTTCAACCCCAGTTCGGGGCTCCCTTGATGTTGCACAAGCTGTAG
- the LOC113772540 gene encoding cytochrome P450 CYP72A219-like, whose product METTNLSTFPVYSSCLLLLLLLAVIVSWKVLNWVWFRPKKLEKRLKEQGFRGNPYKRLHGDFKDISALYTEAHSKNLSLSDDIVPRVIPEYLEAVKKYGKNTYLWFGPTPAVVIVDPNLMKEITQKVDVFPKPRLNAITKLLVQGVVTYEGEKWAKHRKLLNPAFHVEKLKLMLPAFYKSASEMVTKWENVVSPKGLAEVDVWPNLQALTSDAISRTAFGSNYEEGRRIFELQREQTEHLMQLARSVYINIPGYRFLPTKRSRRMKQIAREVNGSVREMINTRRKAMRAGEAGSDDLLGLMLQSNSQEIEKHGNKDSGMTTEEIVDECKLFYFAGQETTSALLVWTMVLLCRYPEWQARAREEVLQQFGTKDPDFDGLNHLKIVTMILHEVLRLCPPLATMSRRTIEETKLGNLTLPAGVQITLPIMLMHHDPDIWGEDVKQFKPERFAEGVSHATKGQVAYFPFSWGPRTCIGQNFAMLEAKLAMSMILQRFSFELSPSYTHAPRTGTAISLIQPQYGAHLILQKII is encoded by the exons aTGGAAACCACCAATCTATCAACCTTTCCGGTGTATTCTTcttgtcttcttcttcttcttcttctggcAGTAATAGTATCATGGAAAGTGTTGAACTGGGTATGGTTTAGGCCGAAGAAGCTGGAGAAACGTCTGAAAGAGCAAGGTTTCAGGGGAAACCCTTACAAGCGGCTCCATGGAGACTTCAAAGATATATCAGCCTTGTACACAGAAGCCCACTCCAAGAATCTTAGTCTCTCCGACGACATCGTACCAAGAGTTATTCCTGAATATCTTGAAGCCGTTAAGAAATATG GTAAAAATACATATTTATGGTTTGGGCCGACGCCTGCCGTGGTGATCGTGGACCCTAATCTTATGAAGGAAATTACACAAAAGGTTGATGTTTTCCCTAAGCCCCGTTTAAATGCAATTACAAAATTATTGGTTCAAGGAGTGGTGACCTATGAGGGAGAAAAATGGGCCAAACATAGAAAACTCCTCAACCCAGCTTTCCACGTTGAGAAATTGAAG CTTATGCTCCCAGCCTTTTATAAAAGTGCAAGTGAGATGGTGACGAAATGGGAGAATGTTGTTTCACCAAAGGGGTTGGCTGAAGTGGATGTTTGGCCCAATCTTCAGGCTCTTACCAGCGATGCAATTTCTCGTACAGCATTTGGCAGCAACTatgaagaaggaagaaggaTCTTTGAGCTCCAGAGAGAGCAAACTGAGCATTTGATGCAGTTAGCACGGTCGGTGTACATCAACATCCCAGGATATAG GTTCTTGCCAACCAAGAGGAGCAGAAGAATGAAACAAATTGCCAGAGAAGTTAATGGTTCAGTAAGGGAAATGATCAACACAAGAAGAAAGGCAATGAGAGCAGGAGAAGCCGGCTCAGATGACTTGTTGGGATTAATGCTTCAATCCAATTCTCAAGAAATCGAGAAGCATGGAAACAAGGACTCTGGTATGACTACCGAAGAAATTGTTGATGAGTGCAAGCTGTTCTATTTTGCTGGCCAGGAGACTACTTCTGCACTACTTGTCTGGACAATGGTCTTACTCTGCAGGTACCCCGAATGGCAGGCACGTGCTAGAGAGGAGGTCTTGCAACAATTTGGAACTAAGGATCCGGACTTTGATGGGCTAAATCACCTCAAAATT GTCACCATGATCTTGCATGAGGTTTTAAGGTTGTGTCCACCATTGGCTACAATGAGTCGAAGAACTATTGAAGAAACTAAATTAGGAAATTTAACTCTCCCGGCTGGAGTGCAAATCACCTTGCCAATAATGCTGATGCATCATGACCCTGATATATGGGGCGAGGACGTGAAGCAATTCAAGCCTGAGAGGTTTGCTGAAGGAGTATCACATGCAACAAAGGGCCAGGTTGCATACTTTCCATTTAGCTGGGGACCTCGCACTTGCATTGGACAAAATTTTGCCATGTTGGAAGCAAAATTGGCAATGTCTATGATTCTGCAACGCTTCTCCTTTGAACTCTCACCATCTTATACTCATGCTCCTCGAACAGGAACAGCTATATCACTAATTCAACCCCAGTATGGAGCTCACTTGATTTTGCAGAAGATAATATAG